The Mycobacterium seoulense genomic interval CATCCCGGTACACCTCGCCGACCCGGTGCAGGTCCTCGCCAACCTCCATACCGCCACCGAAAGACTGAACACGATCCGTAGTGGTAGTAACGAAAACTGTTCTCCCACGGTCGATTTAGCGGCGATGGCTGCGCTTACCCCGCCGGCCGTAGCGCGCATGGGAATGCGGCTCTACACCCGATCAGGCCTGCGGCGCCAGCTCAAGCCGATCTGTCATGGCAGCGTCTCCCACATTGCCGGTGATCCGGTGCAGGCATACTGCGCCGGCGCCAAGGTCGTCGGCATGTACAGCGTGGCACCACTGGCCGAAGACAGTGGGTTGAGCATCGCGCTGACCGCCCGTGGTGACGGGCTGGATGTGAGCGTGTGTGCGTGCCCCGACAATGTGCCCGCGATCGATGACATCGCTACCGGGATCATGCGGTCCGTCGATGTTCTGGTGGCGGCCGCACAGGAATCTCCTCGCGGGCAAGGCCGTTCCGTCGTCACCGAGATGACGTCACACCCCGCGAATCGTTCACGCGGCCAACCCTATTGACAGGCTCACGTAAGTCCCCGCGCTGTCGGTTCGGCCGGGATTTTCCGATCATTACCCGGAAGTCATCGGCGATCACAACGGGTCCATAACGGGTTAGGCAAGTCTCCACATGGCGAGTCGTATCTTTCACCGACCTATGCATGTAGTGTTGAAGTATCGGTGCCAAACAGGCACGAGAGTATGGCCTCCGATGGTCGGGGATGCGCTGGTATAAGCCGTAACTGTTCTGCTGAGGCGCCAGGGCTGATGGCGTTGATCAGCACGCCGCAACGACTAGCCACCGCTTATCGGTAACGCACCGTGTGGCGGAAGGCCGCTATGGTAGTTCACAACGACAACGGCATCTTTTTGGACCCGGTGCGCGCGTCGGCCCGGCGAGCCAGCGCCAGCCGCGAAATTTTCGCCGCTCTCTTGTCCGACGCCGATCTTCATTTGCAGCCACTGCAGCTGATTGTCGAACGTGCCGCAGAGCTGGCCGATGCCGAGCAGGTGATCGTGCTCGTCCCGGTTGACCCCGATCAACCCCGCAGTGACGTGGACCAGCTGGTGGTGTCGGCAGCAGTGGGCGTGCACGCCAAGGAACTTCTCGGACAAGAGGTTCCGGTCAGTGGTTCCATCGTCGGTGAGGTGTTTCGGTCTGGTGAGGCCCTGATCAGCGATACGTTTCGCCATCCAATGCGGGCGTTCGCCGACATCGGTGAGCGACCCGCATTCGTGATGTTGCTGAGGTCCGGGCAGCAGGCACTGGGCGTGATGGTGGTGGCCCGTAACGCCGCTGCGCCACCTTTCGGCGACGAGTATTTTGACCTGGCCCGCGACTTCGCCGATCACGCCGCGATCGCCCTGACGCTAGCCACCGCGCGACGACACGCCAGTGAACAGACCGTGCTGGCTGATCGGGACCGCATCGCCCACGATCTGCATGACCATGTCATCCAGCGCGTCTTCGCCATTGGCATGGACTTGCAAGGTGTCACCGCACGCCTGCGTTCACCACAGCTGGCGGCGCGGGTGGCCCAATCCGTGGACGGATTGGACGCCGTCATCGACGACATCCGCCGCTCCATCTTCAAACTGCAACGTCCCCCGGCCGGGCGGCGCAGTTTCGCCCGGCGCATCCAGGACGCTGTCGAGCACCTCAGCGGGGACCACCGCGAGGTCACCACGCTGAGCATGGCTGGGCCCATGGCCACCGTGAGCGATGAACTCGCCGCCCACGCCGAAGTCGTTGTCGTCGAAGTGCTCAGCAACGCGGTGTGGCAATCAGGGGCCGAAAACATCACCGTCGAAGTCAGTGTCACCGACGAACTATTCATCGAGATCACTGGTGATGTAGGCGGAATCCCGTCGGACGACCAGCGCCGAATTGGCCTGGCGAGTATTGCCCAATGCGCCGAAGACCTCGGCGGCCAGTGCATGATCGCGAGCCCACCAGACCGCGCCATCCACGTCTGCTGGCGCATACCGCTGCAGGACTCGTCCGTCCATACGACAGCGGTGGCCCCGATATAGACAGCCTCCGCTGCCTGTAATGCGGAAATTACTGCCATCGCCCCAGGTCATTCCGCGCTATGGTGACACGACCGGTGGGTTGGCACCCTCTTTACTCGCGAGGACAGTGACCGTCGATGGCCGACGTGGATGCAGAGGCGATCCAGCAGGATCTGATCGCCGGGGTCGCCGCGGAACTCGACTTCGCCGGCGTCGAGCAGATCGGGCGCGGCGGATTTGGCGTGGTCTACCGTTGCGCCCAGCCCGAGCTGGACCGCATGGTGGCGGTCAAAGTCCTGACCAACGACCTCGACCCGGAAAATCTCGACAGATTCCTGCGTGAACAGCGCGCGATGGGCCGGCTCTCCGGGCACCCGCACATCGTCACCGTCCTGCAGGTCGGCACCACCCGCGGCGGCCGGCCGTTCATCGTGATGCCGTACCACGGCAAGGGGTCGCTATGGGGCCTGGTCAGCGCTCACGGGCCCCTGGACTGGCGCGAGGCGCTGAGCATCGGGGTGAAGCTCGCCGGCGCGCTGGAAGCGGCGCATCGGGCCGGCATCCTGCACCGCGACGTGAAGCCGGGCAACGTCCTGCTGACCGACTACGGGGAACCGCAGCTGACCGACTTCGGCCTGGCCCGCATCGCCGGCGGGTTCGAGACCCGCTCGGGCGTGGTCATCGGCTCACCCGCGTTCATCGCGCCCGAACTGCTCGAAGGCGCCACTCCGACAACCGGATCCGATGTCTACTCGTTGGGCGCGACGTTGTTCTGCGCGCTGACCGGCCACCCGCCGATGGGCCGGTCGATCCCCGAAACGCTGCGTGATCGGGGCGTGCCCGACGACGTCGTCGCGGTCATCGAGACCGCCATGATCCGCGATCCGTCGCGCCGGCCGGGGACGGCTCTCGAATTCGGTGAGCAGCTGCGTGAGGTCCAGCGCCGCCACCGCATCCCCACCGACGACATGGTGGTGCCGGTCGAGCTGAGGCGCGCAGGCTCGCCACGTGCGGGGGCCTCGGATCATCGGCGCGACGCCACGCCGACGCCGCCGGCGCCGGCGACGAAATACCGTCCTCCCGCCTCGGTTCAATCGCTGGTCCCGCGCGATCGGTTGACGGCGTTGCTGCGCGCGGCCGGGCGCAGGCGGCTGATCCTGCTGTACGCGCCGTCGGGGTACGGCAAGACCACCCTGGTCGCCCAATGGCGCGCCGAACTGACGGACTACGGCGTCACGGTGGCCTGGCTGACCGTCGACGACGACGACAACAACGTGGTGTGGTTCCTCGCCCACCTGCTCGCCGCGATCCGGCGCGTGCGTCCCACCCTGGCCGAACCGCTGGAGCAGCTACTCGAACAGCGCGGCGACGAGGCGACCCGTTACGTGTTGACCTCGCTGATCGACGCGATCGACGAGACCGGCGAACCCGTCACACTGGTCATCGACGACTGGCAGCGGGTATCGGACGCCCACAGCATCGACGCCCTGCGGTATCTGATCGACCACGGTTGCGATCACCTGCAGATCATCGTGACCAGCTGGTCGCGGGCCGGACTGCCGTTGAGCAAGTTACGAGTTCGCGATGAACTGGTCGAGATCGATTGTGAAAAGCTGCGATTCGATACCGACGAGGCGCGGTCACTGCTCAACGAGGCGGTCGGGCTGCAGTTGGCGGGCAGCGACGTGGCGGCCCTCACCGCATCGACGGACGGGTGGGTCGCCGGCCTGCAGATGGCGAAACTCTCCCTGCGCGGCGGTGGCGATGCCGGCGCTTTGGTGAGTCGGATGTCGGGAGAAAGCGAAGCGGTCGGCGAGTTCCTCGCCGAGAACGTCCTCGACATCCTCGACCCCCAACTGGTGGACTTCATGATGGCGACCTCGATCACCGAACGCATCTGCGGTGAGCTGGCATCGGTGTTGGCCGGCGTCGCCGGCGGACACGCCATGCTCGAAGACGTCGAGCGCCGCGGCCTGTTCCTGCGCCACATCGACCATGAGCCCCAATGGTTTCGTTACCACCAGATGTTCGCCGGATTCCTGCGCCGCCGGCTCGAACGCGACAACCCCGGCCGCCTCAACGACCTGCACCGCACGGCGTCGGCATGGTTCGCCGAGCGCGGCCACATCAGCGAGGCCGTCGACCATGCGCTGGCCGCGGGGGAGACCGGCCGGGCGGTGGACCTCGTCGAGGACATCCAGACCAGAGCGTTGATCAACCAGTCGCGCATGACCACCTTCCTCGGCCTCGTCGAGAAGCTGCCGCCGCAGCTGGTGACCTCGAGGCCGCTGCTGCAACTCCCCGTGGCGTGGGCGAACATCCTGCTGCACCGCAGCCGGGCCACCGAGGCGGCGCTCGATCGCTTCACCGCCGCCCTGGCCACGGCCGACCTGCCCGAGGCGAGGCGGGCCGAGCTGACACTGGAAGCAAACGTGGTGCGCGCGGTGGCCGAGATCTATGCCGACCGGACCGACGGGCTCGAGGGCCTGCTGGCCGAGGTGATGTCGAGGGCGCACGAACTGCGCCCGGTGCTGCCCCAGGCCGCCGCCATCGCCCTGGCGTTCGCGGCGATTCAGCGCTTCGACTTCCCTGCCGCGCAGCGCCTCTTGGAGTGGGTCGAGCCCTTCAACGAGCAGGTCGGCGCGGTCGGTGCGGTCTACGCCCGCAGCTGGTCCGGCATCGCCGCCCGCCAGCAGCTCGACATCCCGCTCGCGTTGCGCCGTTTCCGGGAGGCGTTCGAGACCGGCACTGCGGTGGGGCCCCACTCCTACGCGGCCCGGATCGCCGGCGCCGTGCTCGGTGAAATGCTCTATGAGACCGGCGAATTGGACGAGGCGGCGGAGCTACTGGAGGAGAGCTATCACCTCGGCCCCGAAGGGGGCGGAGTCGACTACCTGGTGGCGCGCTATGTCGTCGGCGCCAAAACCAAAGCCGCGCAGGGCGATCGCGAGGCCGCCGCCGGCCGTCTGGACGCGGGCATGGCGGTGGCCGAGAAGCTGCGGTTACCGCGCCTGGCCGCCGCCATCACCCACGAGCGGGTCAGGCAGGGGCTGCCGATCGACCCCGCCGAGGCCGCCCGGCTGCGTGCCGGGGGCGGCATTCCGCGCGCCGGCGACGGCATCGCCACCCTCACCGCCGAACTCGACGCCGCCTCCGGCATCCGACTGCTCGCCCGGAGCCACGCCGGCGACGACCGGGACGAGGCGTGCCGCCGCGCGGCCGCCCTGCTGGCCGGAATCGACCCGGCCGCCCGGCCGCTGGCCGCCTTGCAAGCCCGCCTGTTGCTCGTCGAAACCGTCGGCGCCGCGGGGCGCGGCGCCGATGCGCAGGACGACATCGCGGCGGTGCGCACCCTGTGCACGCAGCATGGATTGCCGCGGCTGCTCATCGACGCGGGCCTCGGTTGACGGCAGAACACGAAAGGACGGTGGAATGGCAGGCAACCAGGAAGGCATCGGTATCCTGAAACTCGAATGCCCGCAAGGCCATCCGGTGGGCCGGATCGTCAAGGACGCCCCGCATCAGGCGGTTCAATACGATCCCGGCGCGATGGTGGGGCCCCGCCGGTTCTGGCCGGATGAAGATGACCAGCCGCAGTTCAGCGCGCAGTGCAGGCACTGCGACAAGCCGGTGGGCGACACCACGGCCACGCTGCAGGTGAAACTGGCCGAGGTGATCGCGGACGCGTCGGTGACGACCGGGACGGCCACGCTGGCATATCGGTAGGTCGCCGCTACGGTAAGAGCGACAGTAGCGACCGACCCGAGAGGAATCCCGTGGCCCAGGTTCCCCCCACCCAGCAGGACACCCCCCGCCCGCCGGAGGGGGAC includes:
- a CDS encoding serine/threonine-protein kinase, producing the protein MADVDAEAIQQDLIAGVAAELDFAGVEQIGRGGFGVVYRCAQPELDRMVAVKVLTNDLDPENLDRFLREQRAMGRLSGHPHIVTVLQVGTTRGGRPFIVMPYHGKGSLWGLVSAHGPLDWREALSIGVKLAGALEAAHRAGILHRDVKPGNVLLTDYGEPQLTDFGLARIAGGFETRSGVVIGSPAFIAPELLEGATPTTGSDVYSLGATLFCALTGHPPMGRSIPETLRDRGVPDDVVAVIETAMIRDPSRRPGTALEFGEQLREVQRRHRIPTDDMVVPVELRRAGSPRAGASDHRRDATPTPPAPATKYRPPASVQSLVPRDRLTALLRAAGRRRLILLYAPSGYGKTTLVAQWRAELTDYGVTVAWLTVDDDDNNVVWFLAHLLAAIRRVRPTLAEPLEQLLEQRGDEATRYVLTSLIDAIDETGEPVTLVIDDWQRVSDAHSIDALRYLIDHGCDHLQIIVTSWSRAGLPLSKLRVRDELVEIDCEKLRFDTDEARSLLNEAVGLQLAGSDVAALTASTDGWVAGLQMAKLSLRGGGDAGALVSRMSGESEAVGEFLAENVLDILDPQLVDFMMATSITERICGELASVLAGVAGGHAMLEDVERRGLFLRHIDHEPQWFRYHQMFAGFLRRRLERDNPGRLNDLHRTASAWFAERGHISEAVDHALAAGETGRAVDLVEDIQTRALINQSRMTTFLGLVEKLPPQLVTSRPLLQLPVAWANILLHRSRATEAALDRFTAALATADLPEARRAELTLEANVVRAVAEIYADRTDGLEGLLAEVMSRAHELRPVLPQAAAIALAFAAIQRFDFPAAQRLLEWVEPFNEQVGAVGAVYARSWSGIAARQQLDIPLALRRFREAFETGTAVGPHSYAARIAGAVLGEMLYETGELDEAAELLEESYHLGPEGGGVDYLVARYVVGAKTKAAQGDREAAAGRLDAGMAVAEKLRLPRLAAAITHERVRQGLPIDPAEAARLRAGGGIPRAGDGIATLTAELDAASGIRLLARSHAGDDRDEACRRAAALLAGIDPAARPLAALQARLLLVETVGAAGRGADAQDDIAAVRTLCTQHGLPRLLIDAGLG
- a CDS encoding GAF domain-containing sensor histidine kinase, with product MVVHNDNGIFLDPVRASARRASASREIFAALLSDADLHLQPLQLIVERAAELADAEQVIVLVPVDPDQPRSDVDQLVVSAAVGVHAKELLGQEVPVSGSIVGEVFRSGEALISDTFRHPMRAFADIGERPAFVMLLRSGQQALGVMVVARNAAAPPFGDEYFDLARDFADHAAIALTLATARRHASEQTVLADRDRIAHDLHDHVIQRVFAIGMDLQGVTARLRSPQLAARVAQSVDGLDAVIDDIRRSIFKLQRPPAGRRSFARRIQDAVEHLSGDHREVTTLSMAGPMATVSDELAAHAEVVVVEVLSNAVWQSGAENITVEVSVTDELFIEITGDVGGIPSDDQRRIGLASIAQCAEDLGGQCMIASPPDRAIHVCWRIPLQDSSVHTTAVAPI